The following proteins are co-located in the Alcaligenes faecalis genome:
- a CDS encoding TetR/AcrR family transcriptional regulator, whose protein sequence is MARRTRAEMEETRATLLATARTFFAERGYADTSMDELTAQAGLTRGALYHHFGDKKGLLAAVVDQIDAEMDERLQAISNNADDAWEGFVRRCHAYLEMALEPEMQRIVLCDAKAVLGGASPESHQHCVGSMEGLIQALMDQGRIEQADPHALASLIYGSLAEAAFWIAQGEDGDARLVKGLAALDLLLRGLLIKS, encoded by the coding sequence ATGGCTCGCCGTACCCGCGCCGAGATGGAAGAAACCCGCGCCACGCTGCTGGCCACCGCTCGCACTTTCTTTGCAGAACGTGGTTATGCCGACACATCCATGGACGAATTGACGGCCCAAGCAGGTCTGACACGCGGCGCGCTCTACCACCACTTCGGTGACAAAAAAGGGTTGCTGGCCGCGGTAGTCGATCAGATTGATGCGGAAATGGATGAACGCCTGCAGGCTATTTCAAACAATGCCGACGATGCCTGGGAAGGGTTTGTGCGCCGCTGCCATGCCTATCTGGAAATGGCGCTGGAGCCGGAAATGCAGCGCATTGTCTTGTGCGATGCCAAGGCCGTACTGGGGGGCGCCTCACCCGAATCACATCAGCATTGTGTAGGTTCCATGGAAGGCCTGATACAGGCGCTAATGGATCAAGGCCGGATTGAACAGGCTGATCCCCACGCCCTGGCTTCCCTGATCTACGGCAGTCTGGCCGAAGCCGCATTCTGGATTGCGCAGGGAGAGGATGGCGATGCCCGCCTGGTAAAAGGGCTGGCTGCACTGGATTTATTACTGCGCGGCTTGCTGATCAAGTCCTGA